ATAAAAGTATTAGTGCTACTAATTATGCTTGGACCTTTCAAGGAGCAAGTATCAATTCTTCAATGGAAGAAAATCCTGAAATTGAATTTACAACTCCTGGAGTTTATAATATAGAGCTGAAGTCATCAAACAGTAAAGTTGAAGAGACTATCACCAAAACTATAGAGGTTTTTGAGAATACTAATCTTAGAGTTTTAGAAAATGTTGAATTAGGAATTAATACAGCTCATAATGACAATATTAAAGGAGCTTATTATTCAACAGAAAGCAGAACGGTGTACACAAAGGATGAAGTTACGGATGAAATAGGTAAAACTATAGATATTGCCTTCTTTGGATTAAATAGCGACTTTACATTTAATCGATTTGTGAGTCCAGATGATGTTCAGTCATTCGCTTTTGAGGCGGTACCAAATGCTACAAAAACTAAATTTATCAATCGCTTAGAAGATTGTAATTGCGGAATCAGTTTCACAAGTAGTGATTTTGATGCGATGATAAACGATACTTCAATCAAAGATTTGGTAATAACAGAAACACCAGAAGGACTAAAAGAGTTCGATAATACTGTACTTCCAAGAATTATTATTTTCCAAACGGCAAGTAATAAAAAGGGAGTTATAAAAATAAAAGAGTTTGTTAACGACGGACTAAACTCATTTATAAGAGTTGATATAAAAATGCAAAAAGAGGCTAACCAATAAAAAGTTATGATGAAACAAAGCTGTAGAAAAACACTTCAACGATTATTATTTCTAATAACTATTGTATTTGCAAATGTTGTAGATGCACAAACATTACCTGTTCAGGTAACTCCTCAGTTAATACCACCACATAGTGTGAAGATATCAGATTATGCCACGATATCAAATGAAAAACTATTTGTGAATATTTTATTAACTGATGTCAATGAAATAGGAAGAAGAGTACGTTTAAAAATGTACATCGAAGGACAAGGGTTAAACATTGCGACCATAGAAAATGTTGTAGGAGCAAACCCTATTTTCTTAGATGGTGGTGTAAACTTACGTTTATCAAATTTAGATTTACAACCATATTTTCAATTCAACAACTTAACTGGTATTAGCCCACAACAGTATAATAATCCACTACCAAACGGAGGATATAACTATTGTTTTGAAGTTTACGATTATTTTACTGGAAGAAGAATTTCTGAGAAGAGTTGTACAACTGTATTCTTATTACAGAATGATCCACCGATATTAAACTTACCATCAAGAGATAATATTGTTACAGCTACAAATCCTCAAAACATTTTATTCACTTGGACACCACGTCATACCAATTTGAATGACGTTCAATATGAATTTACATTAAAAGAATTATGGGATACTCAGAATCCACAAGCAATATTTTTAGGATCTGTACCATTTTACCAAACAACAACCAGAAGCACAACATTATTAGTAGGTCCAGAAGCACCTCAATTAATTTCTGGAAAAGTTTATGGTTGGCAAGTAAGAGCTTTTGTTAGTGACGGAATTAATGAAACATCAGTATTTAAAAATAATGGAGGAAGTGAAATCTTTTGGTTTAAATATTTAGAAGATTGTCGCCCACCAAGTTTTATTTTATCTCAAGCATTAACTGCAGAATCAGTAAAAATTGAATGGCAGTTATCGGATCATATAAAATATAATATTCAATACAGAAAGAAAGGTTTTGGAGATGACGATTGGTTTGATGTAAGTTCTTATACTAACGAAGGAAATATCTTCAATCTAGAGCCAGATACGGTATACGAGTTTAGAGTTGGTGGAGAATGTACGCCTTTATCGGGTTTTGCATACTCGAGCATTCAGGAATTTACCACACCAACAAATGATGAATCTGCATATTACAATTGTGGAATTACACCAGAAATTAAAATTGAGAACCAGGAATTATTACCTTCTTTAGGTATTAATGAAACATTTACAGCTGGTGATTTCCCTGTAACCACAAGAGAGGTAACAGGAAGTAATGGTACTTTTAGTGGATGGGGATATATAACATTACCATTTCTTGAAAACTTAAAAGAGATTATTGATGCTGCCAATATTCTTACTTCAGGCGAGGTCAATATTGGAAAATATACTCGTATTAAAGTAGAATTTGAAAGTGTAAAAATTAATACAAGTAAGCAATTAATCGAAGGAGTTGTAAAAACTACTTATGATCCAGATTGGGGAGGAATTATTGACGCTGATGAAATCATTAATGATATTGCTGGAGATAATGGAAATATTTCTACGTACGATGCTACAGATATGGATATTGATGAGGTTATCGTAAATGAAGATGGAGATATTGTAATTATTAGAGATACAACTGATGATGGACAAGAAGAAGAATTTTTAGATGATGAAATTGTTATTGTCACAAATTTACCAGTTGTAATTACAGATGAAAATGGAGATCAATGGACAGTTGATGAAGAAGGAAACGTAACACAAGGTACATCTGCTGAAGGAGGACAAGCCACAAATGACAACACAAATGGTGTATCAGGATCAGGTAATGTAAATGAAATCACATCAAAAGATGTATCGGTAAAATTTGTACCATCAGGATATTATGGAACGGATGAATACAATTCAAAAATTAGTTCAGATAGCTATAAGAACAAATATGAATTCATAAAAACGTATGATGATAAAGAGTACTCTGTATTATATAAGTTAGTTAGTGATAAACCAGAAAGTACTGATATCATAAAAGCTGAGGTTACATTTGCTAATGGAAAAACCAAGGATGATATTGTTTTCAAAACAAAGCAAGGAGGTAAAGTAGATACAGAATGGTCTGGAAATACCGCTACGTTAACGCTTAAAAAGCAGTTTGATTTTGGTAAAGATGAAATTATAGCAACAGTAAAACCGAAAGATTCTACTCAAAAGTATGAAGTTGCAGGTAAGTTAAATACTTGGCATGTAAAACAGAGAGAGATTAACTTAACATTGGTGTCGGTAAATAATACTCCTCTGACAGGAATTAAAGAGAAAATTAATGAGATTTATAATGTTGCAGGTGTAAACTTTAATATTTCAGAAAAATCAGTAAGCATTGGATTAGATAAATTGAATGTTGGAGATAGTGATATGCTATCAAATTATACTGATGACGAAAAATCCGTAATTCAAAGTTTTAAAGACCAAAATGGAACGGAAAAAGAACAATATTATATGTTCTTTTTTAATGACATTGAATTAAGTAAAGATATTGAAGGTTTCATGCCTTTGAAACGTCAATTTGGTTTCGTATTTAAAAAGCAAAATGCAGGTAAAATTGCTGCTCACGAGCTTGGACATGGTATTTTTGGATTAAAGCATCCATGGGATCAATATAATGATGAAGGTTCGAAAACGAAGACTGATTATCTGATGGATTATGGTGGAGGTACTAAGTTTAGTCATATGGATTGGCAAAAACTTCACGCTCCTGGAATTCAAATTTATTGGTTCCAAGGTGATGAAGCCGGGGAGTTTGATCCTACCCAAGCGATGATCGGATATAATGTTATTCCAGGCGAATTTTCTAAGCAAGTAGGCAATGATCCAAAAGGTTTTTCATTTGTTACTAGTGTTGGTAAACTAATAACGATTCCAAATAATTCTTTAGATGTGGCTTTTAATGGAGATGGTTCCTTAATTGCTTTTACGCTTCCAGAGAATGGGAAAAAGGAGAGATATATCGCTTCTAGAAAAGGAGATAAATTTAGAGGATATTTAAAAACTTTTGATAAAGATACTGAATGGAGCAAAAGAGTTTATCAAGATAAGTTGTCCAATAAAAAGGGAATTGGAACAAAAGTTAAAACTTACACAGGTAAATTCAATAAGACACAAGATAAATGTGGTATCGATTTATATGAAGGTTTATTTAAAAACTCTGTGGATCCAAATGAATGGAATAGCGGCGGTAATGGTGTCGTTATACCTAGCTCTTATAAAGTTTTTCCAAATATTGAATCTAAAAAATTAATTAAAGAACAGGTAGAATCTCCTGAAGCTTGTGATTTATGTAATAAAGGAGAAGAGTTTTATAATAAGTTCAGTTACCTGGCCAAAAGTGATTTAAGTAGAATCTCTTTAATACAAACTGCAAAGTTAATGTGCGAAGATCCTGCTTTTTATGATGTTCTTCTAGCACAAATTGAAAAGGATTTTGATGAGAATTTAGATAATATATTTTGGTTATCCGATAAAGCAGAATATAGAAGAGCCAGAGATGCCTTTTGGGAAAGAGATGATGCTTTTGAACAATATTACCATGCATTAACTAAAGTAGAGTATAATATTAATTATTATAAGAATAACTTAAGTATTGAAGTTTCGGAGAAGAAATTAAATTCTGCTCTTTATTATTTAAATGATGAGTTTATAAAAACTTTAAGTTTAGCTAAGAAAATAGAAATTTTACAAGCGATATTTAAGAATAACTATTTTATAAATGATGATTTATTTAAGAAAGGTAAAAGCGATATTTCATTTATTAAGAAGGTAGTTAGAACTATTGACACTAAAGATTTAAATGAACTGTTATTAGAGGTTGTTAAGGAAAATAGTAAATATGAATTTTCTAGTAGTAAAAAAGAGGTTATTCTAGAGATTTGTAATGCGTTAGAACTAGAGGAATTATCTAAAATTGATTTAGATGTAAAATTAGTTGCTATTAACAGAATGTTAGATTGGAGTATGCTTTCAATTGCAGGAAGTAATTACCATGATGTCATTGTTAAGGTAATTAAATCTGTAACAGATGATGAAGCTAATACATTCCTAAATAAATTAGAAACTGTAAAAGGAACATATGGATTCCAAAAAGTTCTTGTATATAGATTAAAAGAAAAACTTAGTAATCTTTTATCTCAGAATGATGCATATACTGAGTTTTATAAAGAGTTAATTAGATTAACGGAAGCAAGAGCTAGAAGAGCACCTAATGAGTACGAGATTGTTGCGGGATTCCCTTATAATGTTGACAACAAGGATTACATATTGGTGAGTTTTGTAAGAGATCGAAATAATTTTATATATAAATACGATAACTCAACAAATAAGGTTGATATATTAACGTGTGAGAACAGTAAGGAAAATATTAATTCTTGTAAAACGGTTAAAATTGTTGACCAAGCATCTCCTTTTGATACAGTAATGCTATATTTTATAGGAAGTGCATCTCCTTTTGATCCAATACCAAATGTTCCATTTCATTCAAAAAGAGGTGAAATTTCAGCCAAAGGATATTTGGTTCCAGTTTTATTCTTAGAGCATTTACAAAATGAAAAGGACAATAAGCAGCTTAAGAACTTTGCATGGAATACCTTTAATGTTGTTTTAACTGTAGCGACTTTAGGAGAAGGTGCAGCTGCCATAACTGCGGTAAGAGTGGCTGCTGGATCTGGAATTAAAATTTTAGGAAGAACTGTTGCTAGAAACCTATATTCTTTATTTGATTTTGGATATACTATTACTAAAACTACATATCAATTTAGTACAAGTGATAAACTCCCAGATGGATTTAATTATATAGATAAATTCCTAATGGCGAAAGGAAGTTTTGATTTAGTAAATGGCGGGTTGAAAGGTTTAGCTTCTTTACAAAAGGTTAAACAGATTAAAAATGTCAATGAAAGAAGAGAAAAACTTCAATTGATTATTGATAGGTTAGGACTTAAGAGTTTAGATGACAATAAGACAATGACTGATGATCAGTTAGAAGCTTTAATTGAGAAAAGTGTTAGAAAACTTGAAAATCCTAAAACAGATGAACGACTTCGTATTGCTTGGGAAGATGCATTAAAGTACGATCCTCGTTTCGCTTTTGGTAGTTTACTTACTAAAATTGATGGATTCGATGTTAAAAATGTAGACTTTAAAAACTGGGTTAAGTCCTTAGATAAGGAATCAGATTTAATTAATAAACTTGATGAGTTTAAAGGTTCTGATCTAGAAAATTTTGCTAAGGAATTTAACTTTAAAGAAGCAGCAATAAAATCTAAGTTTTCATCTAATCCTGATTTAGTAAGTAGCTGGCATGTACTAAGAGGATCACCTCAAATTAGAGTAAAAGAGGGTAATTTAGAGATTTTAGCAGATGTTCATAAGAGATTCCAATACAATAATGAAGTATCCTTTGATGGATTGAATAAATTATTCAATGAAGGAAGTGCAGTAGCGAGTAAGCAAAAATTATTAGATGGATTAAAAGAAGCTAATAAGTTATTTGATGACGTAGATTTACCTATTGAATTTAGCGCCATTAAAAAGGGTGAAGTAACAGTAAATATTTCTAGTCCAAATGATGCTGTAAAGGTTGTTGATAGATACGGTCGTGGAGAAGAAGTTGGTAGATATGTTGACGGAATTTTACAAAAAAAGAAAGTAATACCTGATGGAGATGACGTAAAACTTGCTAAAAAAGGAAGCACATTAGATGATGATATTTTACAAAAGGGCGAGGAAATTGGATTTAGAAGATTAGAGAATGTACCTTCTAAATTGGTAGAAGGTAATAATATAATAAGAGGCTCTTCCGTTGAGTATAATCTAGCAAAAAAGAGATTAAAAGAGTACATGGATGGAGAAATTTATAAAATTAAAAATTCAGGACTTCCTAAAGAAAGACAAGACGAATTAATAAGGGTATTGAATAAGAAGAATAAGGCTTTCATGGAGGGTAAAATAGGAGATATTTCATTTGATGGAAATAATGTTCGTACAAGTGGGGATACTTTCGATGGAGAGGATATATTTAGTTCTTATAAGGTTGATAAAAACGGAGGTATTAATACTTCAGGGTCTTGGATTAGAAATGCAGATACCGAGTATGTAATGCTTTCTGAGATAGCGAAAAAACTAGGCGCAAAAGCTGGTAAAACTTACCCTAATATAACTGGAGAGATTAAAATTATATCTGAATTACCTTATTGTATGTCATGCCAAGGAGTGATTCAAGATTTTAGTATGATGTTCCCTAATGTAAAAGTAGTTTTGATAGATAATCTTAAATATTAATTATGAAACTTAGAATCATTGTTTATGCACCAACTGCCGTTGAACAATTTATCTATAGATTTAATAGAGAAAATATTACTAAAGTGAAGTTTATTAAGTCTGAGGTAATTGATGGAACACCTTTTGTAACCGTTGATGATAATAATATTTCAAAAGAACTTCTGTTCGACTTCGCCTATCGTTTAGGTACTCTTCAGAAAGATTTAGCAATAAAAGGAGAAAGTTGGTTGCCTTTAAAAGATTACCCATTTCCTCCAAAAGAAGATGAATTCAACCAATAAGTTAATGTCAAAGAATAATTTTATAATCTACACTTTTATCTATTTAGCACTTTCAAGTTTTTTTCTACTTAAAGTAGGACCAAACATGTTAAAGTCAGGAAAGGCTATGGTTATAAAATCAGAAGATGCTGGAAATATAAAAAGTATAAATTTCTCTTTTCATATAGCGAGTAAACAATATTTGAATGTACAATTTAAGACAACGAAGAGAGATATAAAATTTCAATATTACCTTCCAGATAATGATCAAAAAAAAATGATAGATATTTTACTTGACAATAATTTAATTAAGGGAGAGCAAGAGCTTTTGAATCAAGTGCCTGTTGTTTTTGACAATAATAACTTGGAGTCTCTTGAAAATATCGAAGTTATTTATAAAAAAGATGAATTAACTTTTTTATCCATTAATGGTAAAACAGTATTAGGTAGTAAAAATGTTCTAGGAAGAATAATAGTAATAGTCTTAAGTTATTTTATAATGGTTTTAGGAGGTCTAGGGTTGTTAATTTTTCCTTTGAATTTGTTCCTACAGATTAGAGATAATGAAAATTCAGGAAAACCAATTTATGTTCCCAATAGATTAGATGGATTAAAATATATTTTAAGGTTTTTTAGAAAATAAAAAATGAAAACTCGTATCCTACATATCATCCTATTTTTCATAAGCATTGCTGGTTTTGGTCAACAATACTCACTATGGGTCTCTGGAGAAAATGGTTTTACAAACGATTTAGATTTCTCTGCTTGTAGAACAAGACAAGTATTTACCATCAAATACACAGATTTTACTTTAAATAATGGTTTATTAAGTACAGGAATCTATGATGTTCCGGCTGGACGAACAAGTTTAAGTGGAGAATTAAGAGTAGGTACAACTGGTTGTGGTGCTCCATGTAGTGATTCCGAAAATTTTACTTTAAATAGATTACAAACACAATTTATAGGAGTTCAGGGAGACGGATCTATATTACCAAGATGTTATACTATTGATAAAACAAATGTATATAGTACGGCAAGAAAATTAGAACAATCTGCAGTTGTTTTACCGAAATATGTACAACCAATAGGATTAAATAGAGAGAGAGTATTAACAGATAACTTATTCAAAAGTACTGCAAATATTTTTGGAGGAGCTTCTGCAACAATACCAAATGTTAAATGGCAATACCAAACTAATACAAATACATTTTTTTGGAAAGATTTTCCAGATAGCTATAAAAATAAATTTCCGATAAATCCAACTATTGAAGATATTTTACAAAATGAGACAAACACTTCAGCAATTACACAGTTAAGGGTTAAAATAGTATTTACACCACCAGGTTTTACAACTCCAGGATTTCCTTTTCCAACAACCTCGAGAACACCAATAGTAGAATCACAAGTATTTTTATTCGATATATTCAATCCTTCTCCAGAGTTTGATAGTATAGATAAAGAAGATACAAGATGTAATTATACAGTTGATGGAAGCTTTACTTTAAATGTTAAAAGAGATTTAAATACAGGAGAAGAGTTAGTAATAACACTTTATGATAATAATAATGATGCACTTGTTGGACAACAGTTTACAACAAGTTTAACAAATAATGGAGATGGAACATTTGGTTATAAATGGACTGGAAGTTTAGATGGGGGAAATTATAAGGTGAAATTTCAATCTCATGGTGGTACAGGCGGAATCAATCCTAATGATAACTCATGGAATTTATTAAACTTTTCAAATCCTTTCGAGGTGAGAAAACCAGCAAGAGTTATGTTTATTATTGATGGTAAATCAGATGAAAATTGTTTTAATGTGAATGATGGATATGTTGAAGTTTCGGCCTCAAGAGATGGTACGAGAGGATTATTTTATCAATTATCAGATAACGGTGTGATACAAGTTTTTAACGGAACAAATTGGGTGAATTATACAGGTTCCGACCCAGAGAACGAAACATTTTATTCCTTTACCAATGGAGATAAAACCATAATTAGTAAGCTGGGAAAAGGAATTTACAGGATAAAGGTAAGGGATTCTCAAAAGTGTTACATGAGAAATTAAACTGGAAAAGAAAGTTTTAGAGGAGAAAATGAAAAATCAAATATTTCTATTGGCACTTATCTGTACTAATTTAATAGGTTATGGCCAGACGTATTTCGTAAGTGTAAAGAATTCATTGTATTATCAAAATACGGGAGGAGCTTCTTATTGCTTTAGATCAAATCCTGCTTCAGTACCTAGTGTTGCGGGTTTTTTAAGATTAGAAGATAAAAACGGAATAGTATTACAAAATACAGATGGTGATTTTACTCTAAACACAAGACCAGCAAAATTTATTGAAAACAGTGGTAGTTGTAGATGGATTGAAGGTTCAAATAGAGGAAGTACATATAGTTTGGGAGGATACACGTTTACAATTCCGGAAAATCAGAATGCATATTACGAGGTAAAAACATTTCAAATAGCAGCACCCTCAGCAATTTATTTTGAAACAATTGATAATTCACCAAAAGAACTGAATTGTAACGGAGGTACAGTAATTTCCGCACCTTCTGTTGTACCGTCGTCAGACATCATCGAATGGGAATATTCTATAAATTCAACAGTTGGAGTTGTAAATAATTCTCAAAATAAGCAAAGTATAACGATCTCTTTAAATTCGTTTCAAGTTAATCTTAGAGACAATATTGGTAAAACTATTTTTTTTAGATTCAAAATGAATAATGGAATTCAATCCTCTTTTAAAGGTTATAAAATAGTTTCTTGTTCTCCAGATTTTCATAGTATAAATAAGACCGATACAACATGTAATTATACTACAGATGGAGGATTTAAGTTGAATGTTAAGAGAAATTTAAACTCAGGAGAAGAATTGGTAATTACTTTATATGATGCTAATAATAATGCACTAGTGGGACAAGAGTTTACTACAAGTTTACTTAATAACGGAGGAGGTAATTATGGTTACTTATGGACGGGTAATTTAGATGGAGGAAATTATAGCGTAAAATATCAATCTCATAATGGTTCAGGAGGAATAAACCCAAATGATAGTTCTTGGAATTCGTTGAATTCAGTAGGAACTTTTGAGGTTAAAAAACCACAATCTGTAAATTTTTCAATAACCAACAGTTCTGATGAGAATTGTTTTGAAATTAATGATGGTTATATAGATATTTCTGCTTCAAGAGAACCAGGAAGAGGATTGTTTTTTCAACTCACTAAAGATGGAACTGTACAAATATTTAATGGAACAAATTGGGTGAACTATACTGGGGCAAATCCAAATGATAATGGATTTAACTCTTTTACGAGTACAACAACAACTCGAATAAATAAACTAGGAAAAGGAACTTACAGGGTTAAAGTTCGAGATGCACAAAAGTGTTATATGAGGAATAATAATTAGAAGAAAAAGAGGATTTAGAGGGGAATGAAATTAGAAAATTTACAATTCATGATTCTATTCTTTATAGGTATGGAATTATTTGGACAGTATAAATATAAGCTTGAAGCTGATGTACAGATTAATTCTGGATCATATGCAAGCACCTCAACTTTTTATACGAATACCAGTAATGTTGATTTTGCATTGAATCCATTTAATGGTGGTTTCAATACTCCATTAAATTCAATGTTTTTCGTAACTGTTTATCAGGGGAATACGAGTCAGTCTAGAAGCATCCAAGATAAAGTACTAGAATTTACAGCTCCAGTTAGAGAAGTAGTTGTTGTAAATCAAACATTCTCTAGTCCCTTTTCTCCAGGAAACAAAACCTCTCAAAAAAATGAGTTTAATTCTTGTTTTATCGCTAATTCATATAATCTAATAAACGTAAATTATTTTCGTTTATATAGACTAAAAACACTTCAAGAATTAAATTTAGATTCAGGTAGTAATGAGATTAAAGAATGTGA
This genomic window from Tenacibaculum sp. 190524A05c contains:
- a CDS encoding PKD domain-containing protein; this translates as MRRVLYFLLVSIAFVACIDEVALPVEAKFETEIVDGDNSAPVRVKITNETEGADTYSWSFEGGNPSTSSDRNPGTIIYEQEGEYTIILEASNRDGSIDRQEVNIQVKPAINIGFTATIIDNNFSPVEVKIVNTTQGATSFNWTFEGGNPASSTDENPSNVIFTTPGEHKIKLQVSNGEEQFEMEETIEVAPLLVADFDYSVAPEDDDFQVPVKLSLENKSISATNYAWTFQGASINSSMEENPEIEFTTPGVYNIELKSSNSKVEETITKTIEVFENTNLRVLENVELGINTAHNDNIKGAYYSTESRTVYTKDEVTDEIGKTIDIAFFGLNSDFTFNRFVSPDDVQSFAFEAVPNATKTKFINRLEDCNCGISFTSSDFDAMINDTSIKDLVITETPEGLKEFDNTVLPRIIIFQTASNKKGVIKIKEFVNDGLNSFIRVDIKMQKEANQ
- a CDS encoding deaminase domain-containing protein, whose product is MMKQSCRKTLQRLLFLITIVFANVVDAQTLPVQVTPQLIPPHSVKISDYATISNEKLFVNILLTDVNEIGRRVRLKMYIEGQGLNIATIENVVGANPIFLDGGVNLRLSNLDLQPYFQFNNLTGISPQQYNNPLPNGGYNYCFEVYDYFTGRRISEKSCTTVFLLQNDPPILNLPSRDNIVTATNPQNILFTWTPRHTNLNDVQYEFTLKELWDTQNPQAIFLGSVPFYQTTTRSTTLLVGPEAPQLISGKVYGWQVRAFVSDGINETSVFKNNGGSEIFWFKYLEDCRPPSFILSQALTAESVKIEWQLSDHIKYNIQYRKKGFGDDDWFDVSSYTNEGNIFNLEPDTVYEFRVGGECTPLSGFAYSSIQEFTTPTNDESAYYNCGITPEIKIENQELLPSLGINETFTAGDFPVTTREVTGSNGTFSGWGYITLPFLENLKEIIDAANILTSGEVNIGKYTRIKVEFESVKINTSKQLIEGVVKTTYDPDWGGIIDADEIINDIAGDNGNISTYDATDMDIDEVIVNEDGDIVIIRDTTDDGQEEEFLDDEIVIVTNLPVVITDENGDQWTVDEEGNVTQGTSAEGGQATNDNTNGVSGSGNVNEITSKDVSVKFVPSGYYGTDEYNSKISSDSYKNKYEFIKTYDDKEYSVLYKLVSDKPESTDIIKAEVTFANGKTKDDIVFKTKQGGKVDTEWSGNTATLTLKKQFDFGKDEIIATVKPKDSTQKYEVAGKLNTWHVKQREINLTLVSVNNTPLTGIKEKINEIYNVAGVNFNISEKSVSIGLDKLNVGDSDMLSNYTDDEKSVIQSFKDQNGTEKEQYYMFFFNDIELSKDIEGFMPLKRQFGFVFKKQNAGKIAAHELGHGIFGLKHPWDQYNDEGSKTKTDYLMDYGGGTKFSHMDWQKLHAPGIQIYWFQGDEAGEFDPTQAMIGYNVIPGEFSKQVGNDPKGFSFVTSVGKLITIPNNSLDVAFNGDGSLIAFTLPENGKKERYIASRKGDKFRGYLKTFDKDTEWSKRVYQDKLSNKKGIGTKVKTYTGKFNKTQDKCGIDLYEGLFKNSVDPNEWNSGGNGVVIPSSYKVFPNIESKKLIKEQVESPEACDLCNKGEEFYNKFSYLAKSDLSRISLIQTAKLMCEDPAFYDVLLAQIEKDFDENLDNIFWLSDKAEYRRARDAFWERDDAFEQYYHALTKVEYNINYYKNNLSIEVSEKKLNSALYYLNDEFIKTLSLAKKIEILQAIFKNNYFINDDLFKKGKSDISFIKKVVRTIDTKDLNELLLEVVKENSKYEFSSSKKEVILEICNALELEELSKIDLDVKLVAINRMLDWSMLSIAGSNYHDVIVKVIKSVTDDEANTFLNKLETVKGTYGFQKVLVYRLKEKLSNLLSQNDAYTEFYKELIRLTEARARRAPNEYEIVAGFPYNVDNKDYILVSFVRDRNNFIYKYDNSTNKVDILTCENSKENINSCKTVKIVDQASPFDTVMLYFIGSASPFDPIPNVPFHSKRGEISAKGYLVPVLFLEHLQNEKDNKQLKNFAWNTFNVVLTVATLGEGAAAITAVRVAAGSGIKILGRTVARNLYSLFDFGYTITKTTYQFSTSDKLPDGFNYIDKFLMAKGSFDLVNGGLKGLASLQKVKQIKNVNERREKLQLIIDRLGLKSLDDNKTMTDDQLEALIEKSVRKLENPKTDERLRIAWEDALKYDPRFAFGSLLTKIDGFDVKNVDFKNWVKSLDKESDLINKLDEFKGSDLENFAKEFNFKEAAIKSKFSSNPDLVSSWHVLRGSPQIRVKEGNLEILADVHKRFQYNNEVSFDGLNKLFNEGSAVASKQKLLDGLKEANKLFDDVDLPIEFSAIKKGEVTVNISSPNDAVKVVDRYGRGEEVGRYVDGILQKKKVIPDGDDVKLAKKGSTLDDDILQKGEEIGFRRLENVPSKLVEGNNIIRGSSVEYNLAKKRLKEYMDGEIYKIKNSGLPKERQDELIRVLNKKNKAFMEGKIGDISFDGNNVRTSGDTFDGEDIFSSYKVDKNGGINTSGSWIRNADTEYVMLSEIAKKLGAKAGKTYPNITGEIKIISELPYCMSCQGVIQDFSMMFPNVKVVLIDNLKY